The Choloepus didactylus isolate mChoDid1 chromosome 13, mChoDid1.pri, whole genome shotgun sequence genome contains a region encoding:
- the LOC119508041 gene encoding multiple coagulation factor deficiency protein 2 homolog — MTMGSLWLFRTPFLCSLLWAFCTPGARAEEPGASFSHPGSAGLDRNTVHDQEHILEHLEGVINKPEAEMSPQELQLHYFKMHDYDGNNLLDGLELSTAITHAHKEGSDQTLPMKEEDLINLIDGVLRDDDKNNDGYIDYAEFAKSLQ, encoded by the coding sequence ATGACCATGGGATCTCTGTGGCTGTTCAGAACTCCTTTCCTATGTAGCCTGCTCTGGGCCTTTTGCACCCCAGGTGCCAGGGCTGAGGAGCCCGGGGCCAGCTTCTCACATCCTGGCAGCGCAGGCCTGGATAGGAACACCGTGCACGACCAAGAGCATATCCTGGAGCATCTAGAAGGTGTCATCAACAAACCAGAGGCGGAGATGTCTCCACAAGAACTGCAGCTCCATTATTTCAAAATGCACGATTATGATGGCAATAATTTACTTGACGGCTTAGAACTCTCCACAGCCATCACTCATGCCCATAAGGAAGGGAGTGACCAGACACTACCAATGAAAGAAGAAGATCTGATTAACTTAATAGATGGTGTTTTGAGAGATGATGATAAGAACAATGATGGATACATTGACTATGCTGAATTTGCAAAATCACTGCAGTAG